In Aquimarina sp. TRL1, a single window of DNA contains:
- a CDS encoding cob(I)yrinic acid a,c-diamide adenosyltransferase: protein MKIYTKTGDKGTTALFGGTRVPKHHIRIDSYGTVDELNSHIGLIRDQDIDETTKKHLIAIQDHLFTLGAVLATDPEKAVLKNGEKRLNIPTISTEDISFLEEQIDEMNTALPPMTHFVLPGGHQTVSFCHIARCVCRRAERLAAALYELEPFEEASLKYLNRLSDYLFVLARKLSYDLKADEIQWIPTKNS, encoded by the coding sequence ATGAAAATATACACAAAAACCGGGGACAAAGGGACAACCGCTTTATTCGGTGGAACCAGAGTTCCTAAGCATCACATTCGTATTGACAGCTATGGAACTGTCGATGAGCTAAACTCTCATATTGGTCTTATTCGGGATCAAGACATTGACGAGACTACAAAAAAGCACTTGATCGCTATACAAGATCATCTTTTCACCCTTGGGGCTGTATTAGCAACTGATCCTGAAAAAGCAGTATTAAAAAACGGAGAAAAACGTCTAAACATTCCTACTATTTCTACAGAAGACATTAGCTTTCTTGAGGAACAAATCGATGAAATGAATACCGCCTTGCCACCAATGACACATTTCGTATTACCCGGAGGACATCAAACTGTGTCATTCTGTCATATTGCACGCTGTGTATGCAGGCGGGCTGAGCGTTTAGCAGCTGCCTTATATGAATTAGAACCATTTGAAGAAGCTTCTTTGAAGTACTTAAACAGACTATCTGACTACCTATTCGTACTGGCACGAAAGTTGTCATACGATTTAAAGGCTGACGAAATACAATGGATTCCTACAAAGAATTCATAA
- a CDS encoding DUF2795 domain-containing protein gives MYWTLELASYLSDAPWPATKDELIDYAIRTGAPLEVVENLQSIEDEGDSYDSIEEIWPDYPTDEDYLWNEDEY, from the coding sequence ATGTATTGGACTTTAGAACTAGCATCTTACTTAAGTGATGCACCTTGGCCGGCTACAAAAGATGAATTGATAGATTACGCAATTCGTACTGGAGCACCTCTGGAAGTTGTAGAAAACCTACAATCAATAGAAGATGAAGGAGACTCATATGATTCTATAGAAGAAATATGGCCCGACTATCCTACAGACGAAGATTATCTTTGGAACGAGGATGAATATTAA